A section of the Triticum dicoccoides isolate Atlit2015 ecotype Zavitan chromosome 7A, WEW_v2.0, whole genome shotgun sequence genome encodes:
- the LOC119329807 gene encoding caffeoyl-CoA O-methyltransferase 1-like isoform X2, with the protein MRSPDLGPFPSSDQAPAMATTAADATAAAPKDQPANGSEQVTRHSEVGHKSLLQSDALYQYILETSVYPREHECMKELREITANHPWNLMTTSADEGQFLNMLLKLIGAKKTMEIGVYTGYSLLATALAIPDDGTILAMDINRENYELGLPCIEKAGVAHKIDFREGPALPVLDALLEDEANHGTFDFVFVDADKDNYLNYHERLMKLVKLGGLLGYDNTLWNGSVVLPADAPMRKYIRYYRDFVLDLNKALAADQRVEICQLPVGDGITLCRRAK; encoded by the exons ATGCGCAGCCCAGATCTCGGCCCCTTCCCTTCCTCGGACCAAGCACCAGCAATGGCCACCACGGCAGCCGACGCCACGGCCGCGGCGCCCAAGGACCAGCCCGCCAACGGTTCCGAGCAGGTCACGCGCCACTCCGAGGTCGGCCACAAGAGCCTGCTCCAGAGCGACGCCCTCTACCAG TACATCCTGGAGACGAGCGTGTACCCGCGCGAGCACGAGTGCATGAAGGAGCTCCGCGAGATCACCGCCAACCACCCATG GAACCTGATGACGACGTCGGCGGACGAGGGCCAGTTCCTCAACATGCTGCTCAAGCTCATCGGCGCCAAGAAGACCATGGAGATCGGCGTCTACACCGGCTACTCCCTCCTCGCCACCGCGCTCGCCATCCCCGACGACGGCACC ATCTTGGCCATGGACATCAACCGCGAGAACTACGAGCTGGGGCTGCCGTGCATCGAGAAGGCCGGCGTGGCGCACAAGATCGACTTCCgcgagggcccggcgctgccggtgcTGGACGCGCTGCTGGAGGACGAGGCCAACCACGGCACCTTCGACTTCGTCTTCGTGGACGCCGACAAGGACAACTACCTCAACTACCACGAGCGCCTCATGAAGCTCGTCAAGCTCGGCGGCCTCCTCGGCTACGACAACACGCTCTGGAACGGCTCCGTCGTGCTCCCCGCCGACGCCCCCATGCGCAAGTACATCCGCTACTACCGCGACTTCGTCCTCGACCTCAACAAGgccctcgccgccgaccagcgcgtcgAGATCTGCCAGCTCCCCGTCGGCGACGGCATCACCCTCTGCCGCCGCGCCAAGTGA
- the LOC119329807 gene encoding caffeoyl-CoA O-methyltransferase 1-like isoform X1 produces the protein MRSPDLGPFPSSDQAPAMATTAADATAAAPKDQPANGSEQVTRHSEVGHKSLLQSDALYQYILETSVYPREHECMKELREITANHPWNLMTTSADEGQFLNMLLKLIGAKKTMEIGVYTGYSLLATALAIPDDGTVSSLTSPLPDPPLPIHQETETGMKQILAMDINRENYELGLPCIEKAGVAHKIDFREGPALPVLDALLEDEANHGTFDFVFVDADKDNYLNYHERLMKLVKLGGLLGYDNTLWNGSVVLPADAPMRKYIRYYRDFVLDLNKALAADQRVEICQLPVGDGITLCRRAK, from the exons ATGCGCAGCCCAGATCTCGGCCCCTTCCCTTCCTCGGACCAAGCACCAGCAATGGCCACCACGGCAGCCGACGCCACGGCCGCGGCGCCCAAGGACCAGCCCGCCAACGGTTCCGAGCAGGTCACGCGCCACTCCGAGGTCGGCCACAAGAGCCTGCTCCAGAGCGACGCCCTCTACCAG TACATCCTGGAGACGAGCGTGTACCCGCGCGAGCACGAGTGCATGAAGGAGCTCCGCGAGATCACCGCCAACCACCCATG GAACCTGATGACGACGTCGGCGGACGAGGGCCAGTTCCTCAACATGCTGCTCAAGCTCATCGGCGCCAAGAAGACCATGGAGATCGGCGTCTACACCGGCTACTCCCTCCTCGCCACCGCGCTCGCCATCCCCGACGACGGCACCGTAAGCTCCCTCACTTCTCCGCTCCCAGATCCACCGCTCCCAATTCACCAAGAAACTGAAACCGGAATGAAACAGATCTTGGCCATGGACATCAACCGCGAGAACTACGAGCTGGGGCTGCCGTGCATCGAGAAGGCCGGCGTGGCGCACAAGATCGACTTCCgcgagggcccggcgctgccggtgcTGGACGCGCTGCTGGAGGACGAGGCCAACCACGGCACCTTCGACTTCGTCTTCGTGGACGCCGACAAGGACAACTACCTCAACTACCACGAGCGCCTCATGAAGCTCGTCAAGCTCGGCGGCCTCCTCGGCTACGACAACACGCTCTGGAACGGCTCCGTCGTGCTCCCCGCCGACGCCCCCATGCGCAAGTACATCCGCTACTACCGCGACTTCGTCCTCGACCTCAACAAGgccctcgccgccgaccagcgcgtcgAGATCTGCCAGCTCCCCGTCGGCGACGGCATCACCCTCTGCCGCCGCGCCAAGTGA